One Artemia franciscana chromosome 6, ASM3288406v1, whole genome shotgun sequence DNA window includes the following coding sequences:
- the LOC136027858 gene encoding uncharacterized protein LOC136027858 has protein sequence MYSRLRVLLVFLFLCLATATPRDTPLYFTEGQRKRTDNDVTLRKFYCPASEKSIENQRCKNDGFLPPSEVFNEDIVEDFDSHIFQSRFEMDDGDILDNMLPQLINKEGLNEEELEFMKHVREEPEIISPARYVKHKKTSSKTEHTENTWLKVPMNFQTGNQRILPQSNYERIGDNLDNIGDRILTMKKLSQQLHESGSNTEEANRETLDAMDSVSTMLNILSLKTTSQQRKFGSGNPALGQLRNVLPLLQRLQF, from the exons ATGTATTCCAGATTAAG AGTCTTATTGGTATTTCTATTTCTGTGCTTAGCAACTGCAACTCCACGTGATACTCCATTATATTTCACAGAGGGGCAGCGCAAACGAACTGACAATGATGTAACCCTTAGAAAATTCTATTGTCCAGCATCAGAAAAATCTATAGAAAACCAACGATGCAAGAATGATGGATTTTTACCTCCTAGTGAGGTATTTAATGAAGACATAGTTGAGGACTTTGACTCACATATATTTCAAAGCCGATTTGAGATGGACGATGGTGACATTTTAGACAATATGCTACCTCAACTCATCAATAAAGAAGGACTAAATGAAGAAGAGCTTGAATTTATGAAGCATGTAAGAGAGGAACCAGAAATTATTTCACCTGCACGATATGTTAAGCACAAGAAGACAAGCTCAAAAACAGAACATACAGAAAATACGTGGCTAAAAGTACCGATGAATTTTCAAACTGGAAACCAAAGAATACTCCCGCAAAGTAATTATGAGCGCATAGGTGACAATTTAGACAATATTGGTGACAGAAttctaacaatgaaaaaactatCGCAACAACTTCATGAGTCTGGAAGCAATACGGAGGAAGCAAATAGGGAGACTTTAGATGCGATGGACAGCGTGAGCACCATGTTAAACATCCTAAGTCTAAAAACAACTTCACAACAGAGGAAATTTGGCAGTGGCAACCCTGCTTTGGGTCAACTTCGAAATGTATTACCTTTATTACAGCGCTTACAATTTTAA